From a region of the Coffea arabica cultivar ET-39 chromosome 3e, Coffea Arabica ET-39 HiFi, whole genome shotgun sequence genome:
- the LOC113737633 gene encoding uncharacterized protein encodes MRLKNEKSKVTAVCGVEGCKWRIHASPVADSMTFMIKTYQGEHTCVMDRKNTEATADWIAKKLVPVMRIHPNMSTKGVEAKMIKYGVHPSKWQMYKALTKARNEIEGNHIESYTKLPKYLELIRKYNPQSICKIHYDRPTLLVEPRFLRMFISFKAQRSGFVEGCRPFVGFDGCFLKGPFGGVLLTAITLDANNSIFPIAFAVAEAENKETRSWFFHYFEEFLGSFTSENGPHGPLTFMSDRQKGMNIAYEEKVPVASGRHCCRRICSNFKAQFLGILLSNLFWRAAKSFDVAGHNEAMASIKELSVEAWKYLDKISKTTWCRYTFNTGLKCDHVTNNCTESFNAWIGELRRKPILTLVDGLRKKFMKKMHK; translated from the exons ATGAGATTAAAGAATGAGAAGAGCAAAGTCACTGCTGTCTGTGGTGTTGAAGGGTGCAAATGGAGAATCCATGCATCACCAGTTGCAGATTCCATGACCTTTATGATTAAGACTTATCAAGGTGAACACACATGTGTGATGGACAGGAAAAACACAGAAGCTACAGCTGACTGGATTGCCAAGAAACTAGTTCCAGTCATGAGAATTCACCCTAACATGTCCACCAAAGGGGTAGAAGCAAAGATGATTAAATATGGTGTGCATCCAAGCAAATGGCAGATGTATAAAGCACTAACTAAAGCAAGAAATGAGATTGAAGGCAATCATATTGAATCGTACACCAAATTGCCAAAGTATTTAGAGCTCATCAGGAAATACAACCCACAAAGTATCTGCAAAATACATTATGATAGGCCTACTCTTCTTGTTGAGCCTAGATTTCTCAGAATGTTTATTAGTTTCAAAGCTCAAAGAAGTGGATTTGTTGAAGGCTGTAGACCTTTTGTTGGTTTTGATGGATGTTTTTTAAAAGGTCCCTTTGGTGGTGTGCTTCTCACAGCAATCACATTAGATGCTAACAATAGCATTTTTCCTATTGCATTTGCTGTGGCTGAAGCTGAAAATAAAGAAACCCGGAGTTGGTTTTTTCATTACTTTGAGGAGTTTTTGGGGTCATTTACTTCAGAAAATGGTCCTCATGGTCCTCTAACCTTCATGAGTGACAGGCAAAAG GGCATGAATATAGCTTATGAAGAGAAAGTGCCTGTTGCTAGTGGAAGACATTGCTGTAGGCGTATCTGCAGTAATTTTAAAGCTCAATTTCTTGGTATTTTGCTTAGTAACTTGTTCTGGAGAGCAGCAAAAAGCTTTGATGTTGCAGGACATAATGAAGCCATGGCTAGCATAAAGGAGTTAAGCGTAGAAGCATGGAAATACTTGgacaaaatttccaaaacaacatgGTGCAGATATACCTTCAACACTGGACTAAAATGTGATCATGTCACAAATAACTGCACTGAGTCCTTCAATGCATGGATAGGTGAGCTAAGACGGAAGCCTATCTTGACACTTGTTGATGGGCTGAGGAAGAAGttcatgaagaaaatgcataagtGA